The Synechococcus sp. BL107 nucleotide sequence GGAGGTAATTCTGAGGATTTCAGTGCCAATCCCCCCAGCAAAATTGGGATGCCATAGAAAATCGTCGGCAGGCTGAGATTGGCGCTGCCAGTGGTGTAAGCGATGGCACCAACCACTGTGAGCGCACCACCGGCGACCGTAATCAAGCTGCCTGGGGAGAAGTAATCCTTCATGGATGCCACTGCGTGGTCGCCATTGTGACTGGCTGGCGACCAGGATGGGTATTCATTCAAAACTCCGCATCTGTGTCCCAGTCCCCGTCATCTGAGATACAGGAACTCCTTCAGGAATTGGATGGAGATCGCAGTTGGTTGCTGCAACAGATTGATGGTGGCCGTTGGCCTGAGCTTCGCCTTGATTTGGCCGCCCTTGAAAGGGAGTTGGGACAAATGATTATTCGAGCCACGGAACTTCACGAGGACACCAGTCCCTGAAGGGCCTTAAAACGGAATGTCGTCCGTGTCGGGAACGAGCGGAGCTGCATTCCAGCTCGTTGGTTCAGGTTCGCTTCGTTGTGGAGTGGCAGCGGGCGCAGCTTTGGGGGTCGGACGCTCAGGTCTGGCGGAGCCACTTGGCGTCGGCGAACCTTGTGGCGACGAATGGGCTGTTGATGAAGAGGTGGGGGACGTACCGACCGGATGGAGGCGGGCCAGAGTGAACTCGGCACGTTTTTCCTTCATGCCATCGCCGCGCGGAACGGTGTTCATGCGCAGACGCCCTTCAATCAAAAGCCGTTGGCCCACCTGAACGCGATTTTGCAACTCCTGAGCCAGGTTGCCCCAGCCCACCACCTTCAACTCGCTCGGAGGATCTCCATCGCGCAGGGGATCGAACCGAACCGACATCTCGGCAATGGGGGTCTGATTGTCTTGGGTGTATCGAACCGTCGGTGCGTCGATCACCTCGACCTCGAGCACGCAATGGTTCATGGCTGCTTCTTTCTTCGGCGCACATCCTGATGCACGACCCCCCTCTTGACCAGCCTCGTGTCTGGTTGCTGGCCGGAACCGGCGATGGTCCACGCCTTACCCGTGCCCTGCTTCAGCGCCATTGTCGGGTGCGGGTGAGTGTTGTAACCCCAGCAGCAGCGGAGGCTTATAGGGGGCTGGCGGTAGAAAGCATGGCCATTGGTGCCCTCGGGGGTGTGGAGGGGATCGCTGAAGAACTGAAGCGTCAAGCAACGCTCCGCTGGGTGGTGGATGCCACCCACCCGTTTGCAACCAAAATCAGCCACGACTTGGCTGAGGTGTGCTTCGCCGCGCAGCAACCGCTGTTGCGGTTTGAGCGCCCGTGGGAGGAGGGTCATGCTGCGACCCATCTGCTTGAAAATGGTGCAGATCTATCAACCATGGCACTCTCAGGCCAGCGACTGTTGTTAGCCGTTGGTGGACGTCATCTCGCTGCGATCGCGGACTCAGCTCGCTTGGCAGGAGGCGATCTTTTTGCCCGTGCCATGCCCACACGGTTGGGTTTGCGTTCGGCTTTGGCTGCTGGCTTGCCCCCTGATCACTTGGCGGTGGTGCGACCGTTGGAAGGGGCAACACCTGGACAGCTTGAGCGGGCGTTGTGCCGCCGTTGGGGGATTACGGCAGTGGTCTGTCGTCAGTCCGGTGGCATGACAGAACGCCTGTGGCGTCGGATTGCGGAAGAGCAGAGTTTGACCTTGTTGCTCCTCAGACGACCACCTTCACCATCGGGTGTGGACACCGTTGTTGGGGAAGCCGCCTTTTTGAAACGGATCGACCATGGCTGAGTCGAATTCTTTGATGTTGGTGCTCACAACGGAGGGTGATGCAATTCGAGCCAAAGCGTTAGCCCGTTCGCTTCTCGAACGACGGCTTGTGGCCTGTGTGAGCTTGCAATCCACGGAAGCTCTTTATTACTGGGAGGGGGAGATCCAGATGGATGGTGAGGTGCAACTTCTGATGAAAACAACGGCTGATCGCCTGGAGAGGCTTCAGCAGGTGCTTGGAGAGTTACACAGCTACGACACCCCCGAATGGTTGTGTTGGCCAGCGACGCCTTCGCCGGCCTATGGACGCTGGGCGATGGGGGTTCTCAGCTCAGATGGGTACTGACCAGGTCTTGAAGCGACACCTGAGGACGCGCTCCCAATTGCGTCACGATCTGCCCTGCACAAATGGCGCCGAGCTTGCCGCAGCGCTCGAGCGACTCCCCTTTGGTGTAGCCGTGCAGGAATCCGCCCGCATAGAGGTCTCCGGCACCGGTGGTGTCGATGAGGTCTCCGAGACCCACAATTCCAATGTTCCAGCGTTGGTCACCGCTCATGACGACAGAACCTTGACTGCCGCGGGTGATCGCGATCACGCTGCAACTGCCGCGAACGCTCTCTAGGGCCGTATCGAAGTCGTCGGTTTGGTACAGCGACTTGATTTCAACTTCGTTGGCAAACAGCACATCGACATGACCATTCACGAGGTCGAGGAAGCTGTCTCGGTGACGATCGACGCAAAAGCCATCGGAGAGGGACAAGGCGACCTGTCCATTAGCAGCACGGCATGCCTCAGCGGCTGCGATAAAGGCGCGCTTCGCTGCGGGACTATCCCAGAGATATCCCTCGAGGTAGAGGACTTTGGTATCGCTCACCATCGAGAGATCGAGATCGTCTGGTTCGAGCTGCGTTGAGGCCCCAAGGAAGGTGCACATCGTCCGCTCTGCATCAGGGGTGACATAGATGAGGCAACGGGCCGTTGTGGCACCAGTGGTGGCGGCTGGGGTGTCAAAACGAGCGCCGACGGCCCGAATGTCGTGGCTAAAAATGCCCCCCAGTTGATCGTTTTTAACCCGTCCGATGAAGCCTGCTCGCCCCCCCAGTTGGGCGATTCCCACCATCGTGTTGGCGACCGAGCCACCGGAGGTCTCCAGTCCAGGACCACTGGCTGTGTACAGGGCTTCTGCCTGTTTTTCGTCGATGAGCGCCATGCCGCCTTTTTGCAGGCTGTGCTGCGTCAGAAAGGCGTCCTCGGTTTGAACGAGCACATCAACGATGGCATTGCCGATGCCGACGACATCAAGACTGCAAGTTTTTGGAAATCGGACGTCGGAGGCCATGACCAGAGCGCTTGTCGCCCCGAAGTATGGCGGTCGACCGTTAAGCGCTTAGGAGGGCTCGCTTCGGACCATGGATCGGATCTTCCACCACAATCGTTTGATCTCGGCTCGCACCAAGGGAGACGATGGCGATCGGCACCTCCATGAGATCAGCCAAAAAGCGCAGGTAGTCCATTGCTGCCTTCGGTAGATCCTCAAGCTTTCGGCATTCTTCCGTGGAACACTGCCACCCCTTCATCGTTTCAAAAATGGGTTTGCAGCGGGCGAAATCATCGGAGCTGCTCGGGAAATACTCGATTCGTTCACCGTCGAGTTCGTAGGCCACGCACACCTGGATCTCATCCATTTCGTCGAGCACATCGAGCTTGGTGATCGCCAAACAGTCCAGACCGTTCACTTGAACGGCATAGCGGCCAATAACCCCATCGAACCAACCGCAGCGGCGGCGGCGGCCGGTGGTGGTACCGAATTCACCCCCACGTTCAGTGAGCTGGTCATTGAGGCTGCCGCTGAGCTCAGTCGGGAATGGTCCTTCCCCCACCCGCGTCGTGTAGGCCTTGGCAACACCAATGACACGGTCGATAAGGGTGGGACCGACGCCTGCACCAATGCAGGCTCCACCGGAAACTGGATTGGAGGATGTGACGTACGGGTATGTGCCGTGGTCGAGGTCCAACAGCGTGCCTTGGGCACCTTCAAACAGAATGTTTTTACGAGCTTTTGCTGCGCTGTGGATCGCGCGCGTGCAATCCACAACGTGCTTAGAGAGCCGTTCGCCGTATCCCAAGTACTCCTGGATGACGGCTTCTCCATCGAGAGGTTCGATGCCGTAAATCTTCGCTAGCAGCTCATTTTTTTCCTTGAGTGGGCCTTCCAGTCGGTTGCGGAGTCGCTGCTCATCGAGCAGATCGATCACTCGGATTCCACTGCGCTGTGATTTGTCGGCGTAGGTGGGGCCAATGCCTCGGCCCGTGGTGCCGATCCGGCGATCACCACGCTGTTTTTCCATCGCCAGATCAAGAAGGCGGTGGTACGGCATGGTCACGTGGGCAGACGACGCCAGCTGAAGCCCTGAAATATCGATGTCATTCGCGAGCAGCATGTCCAGCTCGCCAAGCATCACCTTGGGATCCACCACCGTTCCCGGTCCGATCAGACAGATGGTGTCTGGGTAAAGGATTCCGGAGGGGATGAGATGAAGTTTGAGCACACGCCCGTCAACGACGATCGTGTGCCCAGCATTCACACCCCCCTGATATCGCACCACCACATCGGCGGAGCGGCTCAGGAGATCGGTGATCTTTCCTTTTCCTTCGTCACCCCATTGAGCGCCGATGACGACAACATTGGCCAAGGACACGGCGGCCCGAAGCCGCAGATCTGCACAATCCGCGAGTATTTCAGATCCAGTGTCCCTACGTCAAAAGTTGTTGTTTTTTGTGGGATCAAGTTCCCCGAACAACTGCCTTTTGAGCCTTGGTTAATTCCTTGGCTAGACGATCATGCAAAGCCTCTGGGAGGGGGCGATTCGCATAATTGGCGTAATGGCCTGCAAGGGAATTAAGCGCCGTTTGCATCGTTGTGAAGGAGCTCAGACCGTTCACGCGTGGCTGGGGGCGATAACGCGACACGTAGTCGGTGATCAGTGACCGTGCGTCGTTTTCCGCTTGTGCATGGCTTGGATCGTCCTGGGGGATATCGATCACTTCGAGAATTGTTTGGGCGACCGAGATCGTGTCATCGGCGTAGTTGCCTGTCAGCCGAGCATCTGGGTCGCCACTACAAGCGGTCAGCAGCAAACACAGACCCAATCCAAGGGCGACAGCTGCCTTCGTGAGGGGTTTGAACAGGCGAGCCAGTGCTGAGAGCATGACACCGTTGAGAGTTGTCGAACTTTAAGGGCGCAGTGTGCTCAGCAGTTCATTCAGAGCATCTGCATGGGGCAGCTTCTGCACCCCACGGTTGGCGCGCTCGACCAATTCAACGACCCCGTCGCCTGCATCACGACCCACAACAACGCGCCAGGGAATACCGATGAGATCGGCGTCTTTGAACTTCACACCGGCCCGTTCCTTGCGGTCATCGAACAGTGCATCCACCCCAGCTGCAAGCAGTTGCTCATAGAGCGACTCGCCCAGTTCGGCCTGGGTTTGGTCCTGCATATTGGCCACCACAACGATCGCTTCGTAGGGGGCAATGGCCGGAGGCCAACAGATACCTGCGTCGTCGTGGTGTTGTTCAACGGCTGCTTGGGCTAGCCGTGAAATTCCAATGCCGTAGCAGCCCATCCAAAAGTGTTCGGTCTTACCGGCTTCGTTGGTGAAGCGGCTATCCATGGCCTCGGAATACTTCCGACCCAGTTGAAAAATGTGTCCCACTTCGATACCCCGCTTCTCGATCAGGTGAGCCTCAGGGTTATGAACACAGGCTTCACCGGCGCGCGCCTTGCGTAGGTCGAGGCTTTTGGGCGTGCCACCGAGATCGTCCCAGGTGACGGAGATGCGGTGCTGATCGGTTTGATTTGCCCCACAGATCATGCGATCCATTGCTGCGGCTGTGCCATCGGTGCAACGCAGAAATTGTTTCGTCCAGCTCCGTGCTGAGCGCAATACAGCGTCGTTCAAGTCCGGTCCGATAAAGCCGAGTGGGATGGTGTCAATGCCTTGTTTGTCCAGGTCTTCAGCTTGGATCGGACGGCAGTCGAGGATGTCTTGCCCCGTTAAGCGCCCCACGGCATTAATCAATTTCACCTCGTTGAGGTCTTGATCCCCCCGCAAGCTGATCAGAAGGGGCTGTTCAACGCCGTCGTCTAAGCGGGCTATGAACAGTAAAACCTTGATGAGTTGGCTGGGATGCCAGCCATGGGACTGGCAAAGCACGTCGATGCTGGTTTCGTTTGGTGTGCTGATGAGCTCCATCGCAGCCCCATCGAGATCCATCGCCTTGGAAGGAACCGAGATGGCCTTTTCTTGGTTCGCGGCATAGGTGCCGTCGTCACTCAACAAGATCAGGTCTTCGCCTGCATCGGCGGTGACCATGAACTCTTGAGAGGCTGCACCACCGATCGCGCCGCTGTCGGCATCCACGGGTACTGCTGCCAAGCCGCAGCGCTCAAAAATGCGTCGATAGGCCTGATCCATGTCCAGATAGGTGTTCCGGAGATCGGCCTCGCTGGCATGAAACGAATAGGCGTCTTTCATGATGAATTCGCGCCCACGCATGAGCCCAAAACGGGGGCGAATTTCATCCCGAAATTTGGTTTGGACCTGGTAGAGGTTGACCGGCAGCTGTTTGTAGGACTGCAACAGGTCCCCAGCGAGACTGGTCACGACTTCTTCGTGGGTGGGTCCTAACCCCAGTTCTCGCCCTTGTCGGTCCTCAAGGTGGAACATGATTCCCTCCCCGGCGGTGTAGCCCTGCCATCGGCCACTGCGTTGCCAAAGTTCTGCGGGATGAAGCTGAGGAAGAAGGGTCTCTTGGGCTCCGGCTTTGTTGAGTTCGTCTCGAACGATGGCCGTGATCCGCTGGATCACTTTCCACATCAATGGAAGGTATCCGTAGATACCTGAACCAACCCTGCGGATGTAGCCCCCACGCAAGAGCAATTGGTGCGAGGCAATCTCTGCTTCTGCTGGCACATCCCTGAGCGTCACCAGCAACAGGCGGGAGACGCGCATGGAAAAGAGCTCAAGGAGTTTTGGAAGCTATCACCGGCTTGATCTGGTGCCGCTGGCGGAAGTGTCTGTTTCCCTTGAATACCCCTGTACGACCTGAGTCTCAACTGCTACCGTCCGGACCATCAAGCCGTAGAGCGCGAAGTTCAATGTTCCCTCGATCTGTTGAAAGTGTGGCCTCACAAATTCAACAATCAGTTGATATCTCGATGGAAACTCCCATCGTTCCAGCGCAATCTGACGCTCTTGTTGGCATTGACGATGTCCAAAAATCTTTAAATCGTTCCCGGGCTTCGGTGTATCGCTACACCAACACTGACCCCCGAAATCTCAACCCTCCTTTTAATCCGCGCAAGCTCAATCCCGAGTATCGAAGCGATCAAAAAGATCCTCTTTATTTCCACCCCAACGAGGTTGCTCGCTTTGCCAAGGATGTGCTCCGGATCAAGGAGGTCACTGTTGAGGTCTTGAACTCCCCCTCAACAGCAACGCAGCAAATGCTCGGAGCCATCCTCGAGGAGCTCAGAGGAATTCGTGCTCATCTTGAAGGTTCCGGAGAGGAAGCACCGTCTGATCTTGCAGCGCGTCGCGATCGTCAAGACCGCCCTGCGGCGTAACGACGCAATCGGTGACAGACTGGTTGGCATCTTTTAACGACGAGTTGTGGATGCTGCTCTGCAGCGTCCGATTCCATGGCTTCAGACCCATCATTCCCACCCGGTGACGACGGCATCTCTGCCGCTGACTCTGATGAACCGTTCAGTCCGAGGGCACAAATTACTGTGATAACAGGGGTGTTGATCGCTTGCTTCAGCCTCGGAGCACCACTGGCTGCTGTCATCACAGATCGTTCGATTTCGCCATCTCGACTGATCCCCACCTCCTTGGATCGTCATGAATCTCCGCCATCTGCCCCCGTCTCCCTCACCAGGGTTGATCAACCTTCTCGTTGAAATTCCCGCGGGAAGTCGCAACAAGTATGAATATTGCGCCAAATCGGGAGTGATGGTTCTTGATCGGGTCTTGCACGCATCAGTGCGATATCCATTCGACTATGGATTTATCCCAAATACGTTGGCCGAAGACGGCTCTCCCCTCGACGCCATGGTGATCATGGCGGAGCCAACTTTTGCGGGATGTTTGATTCGGGCCCGCCCCATTGGGCTTCTTGATATGAAAGATCACGGTGTCTATGACGGCAAAATCCTGTGTGTGCCAGATGCCGACCCGCGACAAGCCTCCATCAGCAGCATTCGCCAGATCGGCGCATCACGGCTTGAAGACGTCGCTGAATTTTTCCGCACTTACCGCAATTTGGACGGACGAGTCGTGACGATTAGCGGTTGGCGGGACGTCCATGCCGTGCAGCCATTACTGGACTCCTGCATTGAGGCCGCGAATTGATCTGAGATTGGTCCCCTCTGGAAGGCCAGATGCTTGTAAGTTGGTGCGCACTAGAGATCCAGCAGAACCCGTGCCCACCATCCGATTTGAGCAGGAAGGAGAACAGGTTGGGTGCATTGAGGGTGCAAATCTCCGCAGGGCGTCCTTGGACGCCGGAATTAATCCCTACAAGAGCCTCAATAACCTCAACAATTGCAGTGGTGTTGGCCAATGCGGCACCTGTGTCATGGAAGTGGTGGAGGGTCAAGAAAACCTGTCTCCCCGCAGCGACGTGGAAGAGGTTTACCTCGCCGATCGCCCCGCCAATTTCCGCCTCAGCTGCCGTACAACCGTGTTTGGTGACATCACGGTGCGCACCAAGCCTGAAGAGGGAGTCGGTCGCGGCTCGAACAGCCTTGTTGGTGCCATCAAGTCGTTGTTTGGCCGCTGATCTTGGCTGAATCGCTTCAGGTTTACAGCTACAACCGCTGCAGTACCTGCCGAAAAGCGTTGGCTTGGCTTGTGGATCAAGGAATCGCCCACGATGTGCACGACATCGTGGAAACTCCTCCTTCTCGAAAGGATCTTGATGCTGCCCACGCCTTTTTGGGCGACAGGAAGTTGTTGTTCAATACCAGTGGTCAGAGCTACCGCACCCTTGGATCCTCTGTGGTGAAAGCCATGTCGGACTCTGAAGCCCTCGCTGCCTTAGCGAAAGACGGAAAGTTGATCAAACGACCGTTTGTGAAGCGGTCCGATGGATCTTTTCTGGTTGGCTTCAAACCGGAGGTTTGGGCGTCTGGTCTGCAGGACTGAAATTCAGCCCATCCAATTCACGAATCAGAGCATCAACATCATCTTGATCCCTGAATTGGCGGAATCCAGATCGCTTGAGGTCCTCCAAAAAGGAGGTGAGAAGGTCTTGGCTGCGTTCTAAGACGGGTCCTTGTTCCAAGATCACGGCCAGTTCTTCCCAGAGACGGTCGAGGGCATCAGTTCCGAGTGTTTCCAGCACCTGATCCCGTTGACCAATTCGGTTGCCAGCTCCTCGAGACACATCCAATACGGAATCCACCATCCCTGTTGCAAGTTGTCGGCTGAATTCAGCCTCGGCGGATTGAAGTGCTGCCACACGACGGAGCGGTTCAGGCATCACGCTCCGACTCAAGCTTTGCTGGAGCAAATGGCCGATCAAAGCCACAAGTTGGGGTCGTAAAGCGGGCCCAACTTTGGTTAACAACAGCGGAAGCCAAAGTCTGAGGAGCTCGAGTAGTTCCTGGTCCTCGTTTGCATCGCTGGTTTGATGGCTGCAGAGGCCGCGCACCCGCTCCGGTAGTTGAGGGGATCGGATGAGCTGTTGAAAGGTATCCACCACGCGAATGGTGATCACCTCGAAGAGCTCGACGGCCAAGAGAGCCACAACGCCGCGGCTAATGACTGCACGCAGCGGTTCCAGTTGGATGAGACCAGCTCTGGACAGTCGCTCTGTGACAGGAACAAGGCGCATCCAACGGGCGAAGGGAAGCAACAGTGGGAGGTCGATCCATCGTCGTAGAACCGCATCCCGCCAGCGAATCGCTGGGTATCGCGATTTCAGTCGAAGACAGCGAAGAGCGATGTCCAGCAGAAAAAGCAGCTGAAACGGTGCGTCAACACGCCAACTCAAGTCCGTCGGTCGACCATTTTCGTCAATGCTTCGCCAGTAGTTGATTTCAACCAGGGGAAGGATTTGTTGGTTCCAAAATTGCCGTTCGCGATTCCACCCGTTCTGATTGATGTGCCCTTGACTGAGCAGCAAGTCGGCCGATTGTTGCGCTGAGTTCAAGCCGGTCCGAGCTCTCAGGCGGTTTTTCAGTTGGTCGAGGGCTGCCGCATTACTGGAACTCAACAACCGTTGAGAACTGATGAGGTTTTCCGTCAGCTTTTGTTGTTGCTTCAGCAGCGTGATGCTGGTTAACCCCAGGCTGCTATCGGTTTGGAGTGCTTGGTCGAGGCGTTTGAACCCATCGAGATAGGCCTGGGTTTCGCGGTGAGGCTCAATCCCTTTCAGTGGATCCAGGACGGGAGTGATGTCGGGGAGCCAGGGCAGGGGAACCACGAGTGGAAGGGATGAAACCGGATACAAGTTGCGCTGCAACCAAAAATTTCGGAGCGGGATATAGCTCAGATCCACGAGCACCCAAGCCAAATTCAAGGTGGCGATGATCGCCACCATCCGGTCCCACCGACGCCAGGCGCCAGCGTTTTGCTGCGGCTTCAGTCCTTGCCAGCGGGGACGGATCATGACGGATACACGCTGCTCCTATCGTGGGCGCAAAGAACGAGCTTGCCCACATTGAACGCGGAGAAAGGACCTTCGGGTGTGTCAAGCAAAGTCAGTGCCATTTGGGAGTTCTGGGCCCCCTTTCTATTCACTGTTTCCATCTATCTCCTGATTCGGCAGTTTGCCTTTGAAGCGCGTTACATCCCATCGGGGTCGATGCTTCCAGGCTTGCAGGTCGGCGACAAATTGATCGTTGAAAAGCTGTCTTACAAAGCGAAGTCTCCACGCCGAGGTGACATCGTTGTGTTCAATTCACCCAGTGCATTTGATCCGGTTTGGAAGCTGGATGCCGGCCGCCCGGATCCCTTGAAGTGTGGATTGGTCACCTTCCCAGGGGTGAGCTGGGTCGTCGATCGGGTGCTTGTGCAGCGTTATCCAGAGTGCGAAGCATGGATCAAGCGTGTTGTTGGGGTGCCTGGTGATGTCATCGAGGTCAATGCTCAAGGGCAGGTCTCGATTAACGGCAAGAAATTTGAGGAGCCTTACGTCTCTAATTTCTGCATGACCGACCGTGGAATGCCCGGTTGCAAGGGACTGTATGCATCAGTCCCGAAGGGCAACGTGGTGGTTCTTGGCGATAACCGGCGGAATAGTCAGGACGCCCGTCGCTGGCCAGGGGGACCCTTTCTTCCTGATGATCAAATTATTGGGCGGGCGGTGTTCCGGTTCTGGCCTCCGGCTCGCATTGGCCCCCTCAGCGATTAAGTCCGCAGGCGATCACGCGTCCTGTCAGCACTTGCCCTAGGTACGGCATGTTGGCCCCCCGGGGAGCATGGGGGTCGTCCCTGCGGACGGTCCATTGATGGTTGGGATCAAAGAGGAGCCAACGTCGACTGCCAAGGCGTAGTTCTTCCGGTGGTTGATCGATCAGGGCTGATGGGCCAAAACTCAAGGCCTGCCAAAGGCGTTCAACGGGCGTGTTCCGCTGCCGAACAAGGGCATCCCAAAGGGCCGGTAGAACAAGGTGATGGCCGCATAGCCCTGGAGGTCGCTGATCCGGGGGTAACAGCATGTCCTCGTCATCGAGGGACACCGCATGAACTGAAATCGCCGTGATGGTTTGACTGAGCACTGCATCAATAAGCCGTTCTCGGTCCTTGCTTCCCCCCAGGGAGGGGCGAACCCTCCAGCCAGGATTGCCTGCTGCCAGACCATTGCGATCTGCAAGGAGATGCCACCAGTTGACGCTGCTTAGTGGCGGATGGTCTCCGAAGGCCACGAGCTGCTCCACTGCTGCAGCGGTGGACAGGTTCATCAGGCGCAATTGTCGATCGCGATGGCGTTGATGCAACGCCATCAATTGGCTGATGGGGAGCATTTCACTGCTCAAGGGGTCTGGTGGCCATCCAGCCCGCAACGTCTCGACCCCCTCCCGCACCATGCCAGCGCCCTGTAAGGCGGGGTCTCGCGGGGCGACGAGAATCGGACAACTGCCCATTTCTCCAAGGACCAAGCCCTGTTCCAGTAACTGGGGTGAAATCAGGGCGTCGTCGTCGGCTAATCCGATAGCGCCGTGTTCGAGCAAGTCACCATGGGGCGCCAACTGTTCGGATGTTCCGCCTTGGCTGAATCCTCCCCAAAGATGAAGTTGAACGCCATTTTTGGGGTCTTTGGAAAAGCCCTGAAGGCATTCCGGTTGGTCGCGCCATGTTCGGCCGCGGGGCAACAGAGCCACCTGCCCATAGCCGGCTGAAGCAGCGCAACGCCGCAGGCTTTCAATCGTTTCCTGATCACCACTGAAGGGTGTTTCCAGAACGGAATGGGGATCGACTAAGCATGGTGCCACCAGCTGCTCAGACGCTTCTGTGGGCGTTAGCCCTAGGGCCTTGGCCTTCTGACGGGCGTCGCCGTCAAACGCCGTAAGGATGCCCTCTTCAACCAGCACCGCCCCCTGCTCAACCGACTGTCCGATGCCTCGCAAGATGCGAACCGGATCGAGCAGAAGGGTCTTGTCCATGTAGTTAAAGGGCGCCTGCTGCTGTGCGGTCAATCACGCTGCCGAAGTGGGACGTGAGATTGAGGCAGGTCACCACCGCAGGCTGCCCTGAATCCAGAGGGATGTCGACAACGGTGACACCGCCATTGCCCTGTTTGATGGCCCAGATGTCCGCTGGTGTTAGTCCCAGGAGATCGCAAAGGATTGTTTTGTTCACAGCATCGTGGGCTACCACAAGGGCTGTTTCCTCGGATTTCAGGCTGGCAGCGATGTCGCCCCAGCTTTTCACCGATCGGGCCCAGACGTCCTGAATTGTTTCGCCCTCAGGCATTTGAACGGTTTCTGGACGCTGCTTCCAGGTCTCCAAAAGCTCCGACCATCCGTCCCGGATTTCCGATTCCAGCTTCCCTTCCCAGAGGCCATGGCCGATTTCCACCAATCCTTCCGTTTGGCTCAGAGAAACATCGGGATGGGCTTGAAGAATGATTTCTGCGGTTTCGGTGGGCCGCGACATGGTGCTGCTCCAGGCCCGATTGATCTTCACACTGCTCAAAAAGTCGCGGGCAGCAGCGGCTTGGCCTCGACCGTTGTCATTGAGAGGGATGTCGATTTGGCCCTGGAACCGCCCAGCTTTGTTCCAATCCGTTTCTCCGTGGCGGACCAAAATCAAACGGGCACCATCGCCTTTTTTGGGAAGGGGTTGAAGGTGGGTGGTGTTGTTCAGGCATTCGATTTGCACTTGAGGGTCCTCGCCCCCAACTCCCTGGCGCAGATTGAAAATCGAGAGGGAGGTGTTGTCGACCCGTAACCGTCGGAATCCCCGCTCTGGTTCACCGAGAAGGGTGAGCATCAAACAGCGCAGGATGGCGTTGTGGGCCACCACAAGAACCGTGGCATCGCTTTCCACCGGATGACGTTGAATCAGGTCCTCGATGAATTGGCGCGCCTGCGCTTGTAGTTCAACAAGCGGTTTGTAAGTCGAACCATCGCGACGCTGCAATTCGAGTTCCAGAGGTTGGCGTTTCCACAAGCTGTAGTCCTTTGGATGTCGTTCGATGAGCTCCTCGATGCTCTGACCCGACCATGGCTCGAGATCAACTTCAAGAAGTCCCTGGTCAAAGCTGGTGGCTGGTGTTTCGCCAC carries:
- a CDS encoding single-stranded DNA-binding protein → MNHCVLEVEVIDAPTVRYTQDNQTPIAEMSVRFDPLRDGDPPSELKVVGWGNLAQELQNRVQVGQRLLIEGRLRMNTVPRGDGMKEKRAEFTLARLHPVGTSPTSSSTAHSSPQGSPTPSGSARPERPTPKAAPAATPQRSEPEPTSWNAAPLVPDTDDIPF
- a CDS encoding adenosine kinase, with product MASDVRFPKTCSLDVVGIGNAIVDVLVQTEDAFLTQHSLQKGGMALIDEKQAEALYTASGPGLETSGGSVANTMVGIAQLGGRAGFIGRVKNDQLGGIFSHDIRAVGARFDTPAATTGATTARCLIYVTPDAERTMCTFLGASTQLEPDDLDLSMVSDTKVLYLEGYLWDSPAAKRAFIAAAEACRAANGQVALSLSDGFCVDRHRDSFLDLVNGHVDVLFANEVEIKSLYQTDDFDTALESVRGSCSVIAITRGSQGSVVMSGDQRWNIGIVGLGDLIDTTGAGDLYAGGFLHGYTKGESLERCGKLGAICAGQIVTQLGARPQVSLQDLVSTHLS
- a CDS encoding precorrin-6A/cobalt-precorrin-6A reductase codes for the protein MHDPPLDQPRVWLLAGTGDGPRLTRALLQRHCRVRVSVVTPAAAEAYRGLAVESMAIGALGGVEGIAEELKRQATLRWVVDATHPFATKISHDLAEVCFAAQQPLLRFERPWEEGHAATHLLENGADLSTMALSGQRLLLAVGGRHLAAIADSARLAGGDLFARAMPTRLGLRSALAAGLPPDHLAVVRPLEGATPGQLERALCRRWGITAVVCRQSGGMTERLWRRIAEEQSLTLLLLRRPPSPSGVDTVVGEAAFLKRIDHG
- a CDS encoding adenylosuccinate synthase, whose protein sequence is MSLANVVVIGAQWGDEGKGKITDLLSRSADVVVRYQGGVNAGHTIVVDGRVLKLHLIPSGILYPDTICLIGPGTVVDPKVMLGELDMLLANDIDISGLQLASSAHVTMPYHRLLDLAMEKQRGDRRIGTTGRGIGPTYADKSQRSGIRVIDLLDEQRLRNRLEGPLKEKNELLAKIYGIEPLDGEAVIQEYLGYGERLSKHVVDCTRAIHSAAKARKNILFEGAQGTLLDLDHGTYPYVTSSNPVSGGACIGAGVGPTLIDRVIGVAKAYTTRVGEGPFPTELSGSLNDQLTERGGEFGTTTGRRRRCGWFDGVIGRYAVQVNGLDCLAITKLDVLDEMDEIQVCVAYELDGERIEYFPSSSDDFARCKPIFETMKGWQCSTEECRKLEDLPKAAMDYLRFLADLMEVPIAIVSLGASRDQTIVVEDPIHGPKRALLSA
- a CDS encoding proline--tRNA ligase; amino-acid sequence: MRVSRLLLVTLRDVPAEAEIASHQLLLRGGYIRRVGSGIYGYLPLMWKVIQRITAIVRDELNKAGAQETLLPQLHPAELWQRSGRWQGYTAGEGIMFHLEDRQGRELGLGPTHEEVVTSLAGDLLQSYKQLPVNLYQVQTKFRDEIRPRFGLMRGREFIMKDAYSFHASEADLRNTYLDMDQAYRRIFERCGLAAVPVDADSGAIGGAASQEFMVTADAGEDLILLSDDGTYAANQEKAISVPSKAMDLDGAAMELISTPNETSIDVLCQSHGWHPSQLIKVLLFIARLDDGVEQPLLISLRGDQDLNEVKLINAVGRLTGQDILDCRPIQAEDLDKQGIDTIPLGFIGPDLNDAVLRSARSWTKQFLRCTDGTAAAMDRMICGANQTDQHRISVTWDDLGGTPKSLDLRKARAGEACVHNPEAHLIEKRGIEVGHIFQLGRKYSEAMDSRFTNEAGKTEHFWMGCYGIGISRLAQAAVEQHHDDAGICWPPAIAPYEAIVVVANMQDQTQAELGESLYEQLLAAGVDALFDDRKERAGVKFKDADLIGIPWRVVVGRDAGDGVVELVERANRGVQKLPHADALNELLSTLRP
- the psb27 gene encoding photosystem II protein Psb27, with the protein product MLSALARLFKPLTKAAVALGLGLCLLLTACSGDPDARLTGNYADDTISVAQTILEVIDIPQDDPSHAQAENDARSLITDYVSRYRPQPRVNGLSSFTTMQTALNSLAGHYANYANRPLPEALHDRLAKELTKAQKAVVRGT
- the cutA gene encoding divalent-cation tolerance protein CutA, with protein sequence MAESNSLMLVLTTEGDAIRAKALARSLLERRLVACVSLQSTEALYYWEGEIQMDGEVQLLMKTTADRLERLQQVLGELHSYDTPEWLCWPATPSPAYGRWAMGVLSSDGY